One window from the genome of Myxocyprinus asiaticus isolate MX2 ecotype Aquarium Trade chromosome 30, UBuf_Myxa_2, whole genome shotgun sequence encodes:
- the LOC127421189 gene encoding uncharacterized protein KIAA1522 homolog isoform X2, producing the protein MSRSSSVGDLVPRDITEILALQTSKKKRGSSLSRAFSWFKGSKRKRSLSNRQSRTGGLCGQTGESATSKQIHASKETFKAGQKQDEQSKLTVHYTPSQHYQENVFIEGSRPQYLEDLHTEAQEGLKILQQEEHNNGVDFQDDQTVPEEDASSKERHDSLETDSTPGHYIISVSTVSAVSARPVLTRQGSTFKPLDPVKRLDKTRRRSRRTTIMGIPQQVQRELDMTRGTILQQLPNGKHDCEDDSSGTVVIPTINGDIPSVNHEGARVHLQNIEVLQTSLDEELLRQHIQSVYDNDFSLNRKLGPGMYNVQRPKSLAVPGMTAHSFLQELHGPVMSISPQATYLSKIIPNAIMPAAIDVIEINHCHNRRSLCTVSKSSLASASPASSRSRGGTNEGLPANSPNRSHSQSSETIVSNSSTISSKGRGPPICVVDSTKEVSDLNPKDVSVASSNSWLSSDGTCTRLQHGDLSNEGENVRNSNSFSQSLSVMKTKLPPAPPQRTYSLHHEKLKRRSRECVDIKDFNDMAKNDGQISKDLSSPKEGNQSTNKEKSSVHSSVPRSSKDFQSSVKSSPLSPDPALTGSHAESNNSSPQQIATAENKFDRTLSPSSGYSSQSGTPTHSPKEVSPSSPERRRIQPSKPERAGVRTSPAVSVSSSITSLSSVTSDTGHQDTQTTTTPSESLKLSPLFTIVQNKVTPTPPTVILNIPPPPKVKAPSPPPPETWIHNKRTFELLCGPGPNPYRLHQLQKQQKEPLICKNKKTDIVPNTEQMIPEKQTPDIERKTGKKNKQNVLEKQNESALLQVQKEMMAELPALRHNDSSMLQRNEQVSPHMRENNQFIRIDNRNVANRSEQGSQPFLNRELPTIQVDQSMLSETYCEVNRGAELVSTTSTPKSDETDTENQRNCIVQDTSNHKLMQTLDIEVPKVNGISPSPSPPPEHHPPPPPTKISSASSVSISLAHEVEHRQVTEEAPCLESSWPPPPPPMDSADSMFEEPYELDFPPPPPSFIHEPLSEISHDCHEETCEQHANVELVSSNANDMASSAQQRSEIDTILTTITVNNYTDMEDRQHDNPQCCNNVSHFSMDHVHMENTTEVPPKLSTLSLDTQANSTNVPLAPHLSVEDKSTVNFKRQLNILTKDNKSKELLFRHKSTPIPKEDANIPLVTSSLLQMVRLRSVNAGEDQVDNDSLEATTNDDQNISSQAAPQKPIRRSLTLKSNPPTKSPFATGTVPSMRLQEAIRMKTAAMCSNGVPAMLNLRLSSTTSISSPVPSPKTPEGCELHKSPASTASFIFSKSTKKVVIETPTSPEAQASHQQNLAAEIIQVSDQAKMMITNGTRKSIKVPPPVAKKPVHATNPPNKTANTATNKTESSTNEQRVKVEVNGQSDTVHPAGQRAQASGTQDRARRTETAC; encoded by the exons CAGGACAAAAGCAGGATGAACAAAGCAAGCTGACCGTACACTATACACCCTCCCAGCATTACCAGGAGAATGTGTTCATTGAGGGTAGCAGGCCACAGTATCTGGAGGACCTGCATACAGAGGCCCAGGAGGGACTGAAGATATTACAACAGGAAG AGCACAACAATGGGGTGGATTTTCAGGATGATCAGACTGTG CCAGAGGAAGATGCCAGTTCAAAAGAAAGACATGACTCACTTGAGACTGATAGCACTCCTGGACACTACATCATCTCAGTGTCTACTGTCTCAGCAGTGTCTGCTCGTCCAGTGCTTACACGTCAAG GTTCTACATTCAAGCCACTGGACCCAGTTAAAAGACTGGACAAGACCAGGAGGAGGAGTAGAAGAACAACTATCATGGGCATACCACAGCAAGTCCAGAGAGAACTTG ACATGACAAGAGGAACTATACTGCAGCAGCTTCCAAATGGAAAGCATGATTGTGAAGATGATTCATCTGGCACAGTTGTAATCCCAACAATTAATGGAGACATCCCTTCGGTAAATCATGAAGGGGCTCGTGTACACCTGCAGAATATTGAGGTCCTTCAGACATCACTTGATGAGGAGCTCCTAAGACAACACATCCAGTCTGTTTATGACAATGACTTTTCCCTAAACCGAAAGCTTGGGCCAGGAATGTATAATGTGCAGAGGCCCAAATCTCTTGCTGTGCCAGGAATGACCGCACACTCTTTTCTACAGGAGCTTCATGGTCCTGTTATGTCTATCTCACCACAAGCAACCTATTTATCCAAGATCATTCCAAACGCAATTATGCCTGCTGCAATAGATGTTATTGAAATTAATCATTGTCACAACCGGCGTAGTTTATGTACTGTTAGCAAGAGTAGCTTAGCATCAGCTAGTCCAGCTTCCTCACGGTCCAGAGGTGGTACAAATGAAGGTCTACCTGCCAACAGCCCCAACAGGAGCCATTCGCAATCATCTGAGACTATTGTCTCCAATTCCTCCACGATCTCTTCAAAAGGAAGGGGTCCACCAATATGTGTTGTTGACAGCACCAAAGAAGTCTCAGATTTAAACCCAAAAGACGTTAGTGTTGCAAGCTCAAACAGTTGGCTAAGCTCTGATGGTACATGCACAAGATTGCAGCATGGAGATTTGAGCAATGAAGGAGAAAATGTCAGGAATAGCAATTCATTTTCTCAAAGTCTCTCCGTAATGAAGACTAAACTACCACCAGCACCACCTCAGAGAACCTATTCTTTGCACCATGAAAAACTTAAGCGGAGATCAAGGGAATGTGTAGACATAAAAGATTTCAATGATATGGCAAAAAACGATGGGCAAATAAGTAAAGATCTCAGCAGTCCAAAAGAAGGTAATCAGTCCACCAATAAAGAGAAGAGCTCTGTTCATTCTTCAGTGCCTAGATCATCAAAAGACTTCCAGTCATCTGTAAAATCCAGCCCACTGAGTCCAGATCCGGCTTTAACTGGAAGTCATGCTGAATCAAATAACTCATCTCCACAGCAGATAGCAACAGCTGAAAATAAATTTGATAGGACATTGTCCCCTTCAAGTGGATACTCAAGCCAGAGTGGCACACCAACACATTCCCCTAAAGAGGTCAGTCCCTCGTCACCTGAGAGGAGGAGAATTCAGCCTTCAAAACCAGAGAGAGCAGGTGTACGGACCTCTCCAGCGGTCTCAGTCTCTTCATCAATTACATCTCTGTCTTCGGTCACATCAGACACAGGACATCAGGACACTCAAACCACCACTACTCCATCAGAGTCACTAAAGCTCTCCCCTCTGTTTACAATAGTGCAAAACAAAGTGACACCTACACCACCAACCGTCATCCTCAACATTCCCCCTCCACCTAAAGTAAAAGCCCCCTCTCCTCCACCCCCTGAGACCTGGATTCACAATAAACGCACATTTGAACTATTATGTGGCCCAGGACCAAACCCTTATAGGTTACATCAACttcaaaaacagcaaaaagagccattaatttgtaaaaataaaaaaacagatataGTACCTAACACTGAGCAAATGATTCCAGAGAAACAGACTCCAGACATAGAAAGAAAGACTGggaaaaagaacaaacaaaatgttttagaaaaacaaaatgagtCTGCACTACTACAAGTGCAGAAAGAAATGATGGCAGAACTTCCAGCATTGAGGCATAATGATAGCTCAATGTTGCAAAGAAATGAACAAGTTAGTCCTCACATGAGGGAGAACAATCAGTTCATTCGGATAGATAATCGAAATGTAGCAAACCGAAGCGAACAAGGAAGTCAACCATTTCTTAACAGGGAGTTACCAACCATTCAAGTTGATCAAAGTATGCTGTCAGAAACATACTGTGAAGTCAATAGAGGTGCTGAATTAGTGAGTACAACATCCACTCCAAAGAGCGATGAAACTGATACAGAGAACCAAAGAAACTGCATTGTTCAGGACACTTCAAATCATAAATTAATGCAAACGCTTGATATAGAAGTACCTAAGGTCAATGGCATTTCTCCATCTCCTTCTCCACCTCCAGAACATCATCCTCCTCCACCACCCACTAAAATATCATCAGCTTCCTCAGTGTCCATATCACTGGCTCATGAGGTGGAACACAGGCAAGTGACAGAAGAGGCTCCTTGCCTGGAATCTTCTTGGCCTCCTCCACCACCACCAATGGATTCAGCTGACTCAATGTTTGAAGAACCATATGAACTTGACTTCCCCCCACCGCCTCCCTCATTCATCCATGAACCTCTATCAGAGATTTCCCATGATTGTCATGAAGAAACTTGTGAACAGCATGCCAATGTAGAACTGGTGTCATCTAATGCCAATGATATGGCCAGTAGTGCACAACAAAGATCAGAGATAGATACTATTCTCACAACAATAACTGTAAACAATTATACCGATATGGAGGACAGGCAACATGACAACCCACAGTGTTGTAACAATGTCTCCCACTTCTCTATGGACCACGTTCACATGGAAAACACAACTGAAGTCCCTCCTAAACTTTCCACTCTTTCACTTGATACCCAAGCAAATTCCACAAATGTGCCTCTTGCACCTCATCTGTCAGTGGAAGACAAATCTACTGTTAACTTTAAAAGACAACTGAACATTTTAACCAAGGATAACAAGAGCAAAGAACTGCTTTTCAGACACAAGAGCACACCTATTCCAAAGGAGGATGCCAACATTCCTCTTGTCACATCTTCCTTACTTCAGATGGTGCGACTACGGTCTGTAAATGCCGGTGAAGATCAAGTAGACAATGATAGCCTTGAGGCCACAACAAATGATGATCAGAATATCTCCAGTCAAGCAGCACCACAAAAGCCAATTCGCAGATCCCTAACTTTGAAATCTAACCCACCCACTAAATCACCTTTTGCCACAGGCACTGTCCCATCCATGCGACTACAAGAGGCCATACGTATGAAAACTGCTGCAATGTGCTCCAATGGAGTTCCAGCAATGCTCAACTTACGCTTATCCTCAACTACTAGTATTAGTTCCCCTGTTCCATCCCCAAAAACACCAGAAGGCTGTGAATTGCATAAGTCCCCTGCATCTACTGCCAGTTTTATCTTCTCCAAGAGCACAAAAAAAGTTGTCATCGAAACACCTACATCTCCCGAGGCCCAGGCAAGCCACCAACAGAATCTTGCAGCTGAGATAATTCAGGTTTCCGACCAAGCAAAGATGATGATTACAAATGGAACAAGAAAGTCAATAAAGGTGCCGCCACCTGTTGCTAAGAAACCAGTGCATGCAACAAATCCTCCAAACAAGACAGCGAACACAGCAACCAATAAGACAGAGAGCTCGACAAATGAACAAAGAGTGAAGGTTGAAGTTAATGGGCAAAGTGACACAGTGCATCCTGCTGGCCAGCGAGCACAAGCATCAGGAACCCAGGATAGAGCAA GAAGAACAGAGACTGCATGCTGA
- the LOC127421189 gene encoding uncharacterized protein KIAA1522 homolog isoform X1 — MSRSSSVGDLVPRDITEILALQTSKKKRGSSLSRAFSWFKGSKRKRSLSNRQSRTGGLCGQTGESATSKQIHASKETFKGCNLQEPGQKSGTPTLLQCAIGCTTGEAGQKQDEQSKLTVHYTPSQHYQENVFIEGSRPQYLEDLHTEAQEGLKILQQEEHNNGVDFQDDQTVPEEDASSKERHDSLETDSTPGHYIISVSTVSAVSARPVLTRQGSTFKPLDPVKRLDKTRRRSRRTTIMGIPQQVQRELDMTRGTILQQLPNGKHDCEDDSSGTVVIPTINGDIPSVNHEGARVHLQNIEVLQTSLDEELLRQHIQSVYDNDFSLNRKLGPGMYNVQRPKSLAVPGMTAHSFLQELHGPVMSISPQATYLSKIIPNAIMPAAIDVIEINHCHNRRSLCTVSKSSLASASPASSRSRGGTNEGLPANSPNRSHSQSSETIVSNSSTISSKGRGPPICVVDSTKEVSDLNPKDVSVASSNSWLSSDGTCTRLQHGDLSNEGENVRNSNSFSQSLSVMKTKLPPAPPQRTYSLHHEKLKRRSRECVDIKDFNDMAKNDGQISKDLSSPKEGNQSTNKEKSSVHSSVPRSSKDFQSSVKSSPLSPDPALTGSHAESNNSSPQQIATAENKFDRTLSPSSGYSSQSGTPTHSPKEVSPSSPERRRIQPSKPERAGVRTSPAVSVSSSITSLSSVTSDTGHQDTQTTTTPSESLKLSPLFTIVQNKVTPTPPTVILNIPPPPKVKAPSPPPPETWIHNKRTFELLCGPGPNPYRLHQLQKQQKEPLICKNKKTDIVPNTEQMIPEKQTPDIERKTGKKNKQNVLEKQNESALLQVQKEMMAELPALRHNDSSMLQRNEQVSPHMRENNQFIRIDNRNVANRSEQGSQPFLNRELPTIQVDQSMLSETYCEVNRGAELVSTTSTPKSDETDTENQRNCIVQDTSNHKLMQTLDIEVPKVNGISPSPSPPPEHHPPPPPTKISSASSVSISLAHEVEHRQVTEEAPCLESSWPPPPPPMDSADSMFEEPYELDFPPPPPSFIHEPLSEISHDCHEETCEQHANVELVSSNANDMASSAQQRSEIDTILTTITVNNYTDMEDRQHDNPQCCNNVSHFSMDHVHMENTTEVPPKLSTLSLDTQANSTNVPLAPHLSVEDKSTVNFKRQLNILTKDNKSKELLFRHKSTPIPKEDANIPLVTSSLLQMVRLRSVNAGEDQVDNDSLEATTNDDQNISSQAAPQKPIRRSLTLKSNPPTKSPFATGTVPSMRLQEAIRMKTAAMCSNGVPAMLNLRLSSTTSISSPVPSPKTPEGCELHKSPASTASFIFSKSTKKVVIETPTSPEAQASHQQNLAAEIIQVSDQAKMMITNGTRKSIKVPPPVAKKPVHATNPPNKTANTATNKTESSTNEQRVKVEVNGQSDTVHPAGQRAQASGTQDRARRTETAC; from the exons CAGGACAAAAGCAGGATGAACAAAGCAAGCTGACCGTACACTATACACCCTCCCAGCATTACCAGGAGAATGTGTTCATTGAGGGTAGCAGGCCACAGTATCTGGAGGACCTGCATACAGAGGCCCAGGAGGGACTGAAGATATTACAACAGGAAG AGCACAACAATGGGGTGGATTTTCAGGATGATCAGACTGTG CCAGAGGAAGATGCCAGTTCAAAAGAAAGACATGACTCACTTGAGACTGATAGCACTCCTGGACACTACATCATCTCAGTGTCTACTGTCTCAGCAGTGTCTGCTCGTCCAGTGCTTACACGTCAAG GTTCTACATTCAAGCCACTGGACCCAGTTAAAAGACTGGACAAGACCAGGAGGAGGAGTAGAAGAACAACTATCATGGGCATACCACAGCAAGTCCAGAGAGAACTTG ACATGACAAGAGGAACTATACTGCAGCAGCTTCCAAATGGAAAGCATGATTGTGAAGATGATTCATCTGGCACAGTTGTAATCCCAACAATTAATGGAGACATCCCTTCGGTAAATCATGAAGGGGCTCGTGTACACCTGCAGAATATTGAGGTCCTTCAGACATCACTTGATGAGGAGCTCCTAAGACAACACATCCAGTCTGTTTATGACAATGACTTTTCCCTAAACCGAAAGCTTGGGCCAGGAATGTATAATGTGCAGAGGCCCAAATCTCTTGCTGTGCCAGGAATGACCGCACACTCTTTTCTACAGGAGCTTCATGGTCCTGTTATGTCTATCTCACCACAAGCAACCTATTTATCCAAGATCATTCCAAACGCAATTATGCCTGCTGCAATAGATGTTATTGAAATTAATCATTGTCACAACCGGCGTAGTTTATGTACTGTTAGCAAGAGTAGCTTAGCATCAGCTAGTCCAGCTTCCTCACGGTCCAGAGGTGGTACAAATGAAGGTCTACCTGCCAACAGCCCCAACAGGAGCCATTCGCAATCATCTGAGACTATTGTCTCCAATTCCTCCACGATCTCTTCAAAAGGAAGGGGTCCACCAATATGTGTTGTTGACAGCACCAAAGAAGTCTCAGATTTAAACCCAAAAGACGTTAGTGTTGCAAGCTCAAACAGTTGGCTAAGCTCTGATGGTACATGCACAAGATTGCAGCATGGAGATTTGAGCAATGAAGGAGAAAATGTCAGGAATAGCAATTCATTTTCTCAAAGTCTCTCCGTAATGAAGACTAAACTACCACCAGCACCACCTCAGAGAACCTATTCTTTGCACCATGAAAAACTTAAGCGGAGATCAAGGGAATGTGTAGACATAAAAGATTTCAATGATATGGCAAAAAACGATGGGCAAATAAGTAAAGATCTCAGCAGTCCAAAAGAAGGTAATCAGTCCACCAATAAAGAGAAGAGCTCTGTTCATTCTTCAGTGCCTAGATCATCAAAAGACTTCCAGTCATCTGTAAAATCCAGCCCACTGAGTCCAGATCCGGCTTTAACTGGAAGTCATGCTGAATCAAATAACTCATCTCCACAGCAGATAGCAACAGCTGAAAATAAATTTGATAGGACATTGTCCCCTTCAAGTGGATACTCAAGCCAGAGTGGCACACCAACACATTCCCCTAAAGAGGTCAGTCCCTCGTCACCTGAGAGGAGGAGAATTCAGCCTTCAAAACCAGAGAGAGCAGGTGTACGGACCTCTCCAGCGGTCTCAGTCTCTTCATCAATTACATCTCTGTCTTCGGTCACATCAGACACAGGACATCAGGACACTCAAACCACCACTACTCCATCAGAGTCACTAAAGCTCTCCCCTCTGTTTACAATAGTGCAAAACAAAGTGACACCTACACCACCAACCGTCATCCTCAACATTCCCCCTCCACCTAAAGTAAAAGCCCCCTCTCCTCCACCCCCTGAGACCTGGATTCACAATAAACGCACATTTGAACTATTATGTGGCCCAGGACCAAACCCTTATAGGTTACATCAACttcaaaaacagcaaaaagagccattaatttgtaaaaataaaaaaacagatataGTACCTAACACTGAGCAAATGATTCCAGAGAAACAGACTCCAGACATAGAAAGAAAGACTGggaaaaagaacaaacaaaatgttttagaaaaacaaaatgagtCTGCACTACTACAAGTGCAGAAAGAAATGATGGCAGAACTTCCAGCATTGAGGCATAATGATAGCTCAATGTTGCAAAGAAATGAACAAGTTAGTCCTCACATGAGGGAGAACAATCAGTTCATTCGGATAGATAATCGAAATGTAGCAAACCGAAGCGAACAAGGAAGTCAACCATTTCTTAACAGGGAGTTACCAACCATTCAAGTTGATCAAAGTATGCTGTCAGAAACATACTGTGAAGTCAATAGAGGTGCTGAATTAGTGAGTACAACATCCACTCCAAAGAGCGATGAAACTGATACAGAGAACCAAAGAAACTGCATTGTTCAGGACACTTCAAATCATAAATTAATGCAAACGCTTGATATAGAAGTACCTAAGGTCAATGGCATTTCTCCATCTCCTTCTCCACCTCCAGAACATCATCCTCCTCCACCACCCACTAAAATATCATCAGCTTCCTCAGTGTCCATATCACTGGCTCATGAGGTGGAACACAGGCAAGTGACAGAAGAGGCTCCTTGCCTGGAATCTTCTTGGCCTCCTCCACCACCACCAATGGATTCAGCTGACTCAATGTTTGAAGAACCATATGAACTTGACTTCCCCCCACCGCCTCCCTCATTCATCCATGAACCTCTATCAGAGATTTCCCATGATTGTCATGAAGAAACTTGTGAACAGCATGCCAATGTAGAACTGGTGTCATCTAATGCCAATGATATGGCCAGTAGTGCACAACAAAGATCAGAGATAGATACTATTCTCACAACAATAACTGTAAACAATTATACCGATATGGAGGACAGGCAACATGACAACCCACAGTGTTGTAACAATGTCTCCCACTTCTCTATGGACCACGTTCACATGGAAAACACAACTGAAGTCCCTCCTAAACTTTCCACTCTTTCACTTGATACCCAAGCAAATTCCACAAATGTGCCTCTTGCACCTCATCTGTCAGTGGAAGACAAATCTACTGTTAACTTTAAAAGACAACTGAACATTTTAACCAAGGATAACAAGAGCAAAGAACTGCTTTTCAGACACAAGAGCACACCTATTCCAAAGGAGGATGCCAACATTCCTCTTGTCACATCTTCCTTACTTCAGATGGTGCGACTACGGTCTGTAAATGCCGGTGAAGATCAAGTAGACAATGATAGCCTTGAGGCCACAACAAATGATGATCAGAATATCTCCAGTCAAGCAGCACCACAAAAGCCAATTCGCAGATCCCTAACTTTGAAATCTAACCCACCCACTAAATCACCTTTTGCCACAGGCACTGTCCCATCCATGCGACTACAAGAGGCCATACGTATGAAAACTGCTGCAATGTGCTCCAATGGAGTTCCAGCAATGCTCAACTTACGCTTATCCTCAACTACTAGTATTAGTTCCCCTGTTCCATCCCCAAAAACACCAGAAGGCTGTGAATTGCATAAGTCCCCTGCATCTACTGCCAGTTTTATCTTCTCCAAGAGCACAAAAAAAGTTGTCATCGAAACACCTACATCTCCCGAGGCCCAGGCAAGCCACCAACAGAATCTTGCAGCTGAGATAATTCAGGTTTCCGACCAAGCAAAGATGATGATTACAAATGGAACAAGAAAGTCAATAAAGGTGCCGCCACCTGTTGCTAAGAAACCAGTGCATGCAACAAATCCTCCAAACAAGACAGCGAACACAGCAACCAATAAGACAGAGAGCTCGACAAATGAACAAAGAGTGAAGGTTGAAGTTAATGGGCAAAGTGACACAGTGCATCCTGCTGGCCAGCGAGCACAAGCATCAGGAACCCAGGATAGAGCAA GAAGAACAGAGACTGCATGCTGA